Within Leguminivora glycinivorella isolate SPB_JAAS2020 chromosome 26, LegGlyc_1.1, whole genome shotgun sequence, the genomic segment agggctcgaatcatatttctccatttactccggtcttgggcagtttgagtgacctcctcccaccccatgtctagcaccctgagctccCTGAGCTCCTGAGATAAAAACTTCAGACTGAATATTCAGTGACTCGCTGGGGTGGTCCACATGTTAGAATCCAATCAAACTATCCGTGGGATCTCTAATAGTGACATGTTTTGTGTTTGTAGTGAGTgacttgttttgtttgtttgctCTAGAGGAAGAATCTGCAGTAGAGTGTGAAAACCCAGAAATGCAGGACACACATGAGACTTGTGGGTCCGAGCCAGGTGAGTCTGCTACGCGGCAATGATACATATTACTATgtatcattattttaataaatttaaagaacacaTCTTAAGAAAGAATAGTTGGATACAGGCAAGGCAACTATCAGTTGTtgtaattgcctgcctgattaataaataataaataaataacttctcATGAACTCAAGCACGGAGCAATATACaactaataattatttatgtgactgcTACACATTATGAgacattaaaacatgagtgttgctTTAGTAAACGAGCCGAAAGGCGAGTTTCATAATAAGATAATGCAAGTCTTTAATGCTTAATTATGTACAGttgcatacataactttatcgtCATGTATATAATAAGTTTCTACAATAATATATGTACGTAGGTATATTCCGTCCAAATTTAGGGCAGAGATAAACTCAACTAGTGTTTATTAGTCAGTTCACTTTTGAAACATTTGAAATGAAACAAATGACTGACTGATGAACTTCAATAGCAATCATATTTCTTCCAAATAAACATTCTTAAGTTTAATGtaattatatgaaataaaatatatgaaatttgataaaaatatCTGCTGCTTATAAAGTTATTTGGTTCAGGTGAAGAGCCCGCGGTCAAGCCGGAGATGCTGGATGAAGACACACCTGAGGAGATATTGCGTGAGTTGAGTAGTCAGTTTAACTATAGGTTTAGAATTGACCAGAACAGCAGTTGCCGGTAGTGATTTTCGggaatagcaaaaaaatagccataagtatatattatatcAACAAGTAAGATATGTATTGCAATTACAATCCATCTGATAATTATAAAGGTATTAAACAATTTgcataatacatacttaatagtTACAAGAAACGTGTTTTTTCTAGAATAAAATAATGCAAGATTTTAGTCTTTCATGTCTTTGTTGATGTAAAATTGCATAATTTACGAAACTCCAACATATCCGTGAAATGCCAGTAAAAATGATGAAATAATTAACATTTAACATGTAGCGCCACTAGCGGCAAATTTATCAATATTCCctaattctattttttttttaatatcgataTGAACAGCACTGGTCTTAATGTGGTAACATTAGTGCATAATGACCTATCAATTTAGAACCAAGGTTGGCAGCGTGGCCACACTGAAGGAGATCTGTAGCACAAGGCACGGCCCGGAGCGAGGTCGACACGATCCCACGAACAGTATGTTTGTTTCAGATGAAGAGTTCACAGTCAAGTCGGAGCCGGCGGCCGAGGACGATGAGATGTCGCGTGAGTACCAACCTGAATGGGAAACACAAACTGTTAGATGTCGCTACAGGTCCCATTGGCAAGGCAGTACTTTTCCACTTTGAAATTTATTCTAaacctagtggcatcgattgcagacgtttttaCTTGTCAAAAAGTTACAAACTGTAGCGGTCGGAAGTCGGAAGGTTTGCCATCGGCGATCCAATACTTACCTACACCGAAAGCTGTGCTGGAATACAAACAAATAGAAACTCAATTTTGAAATGTTCCATTTTTATCGATGGAATTTTACTTCCCTATAAATGAATCTCAAGCAAAATGGTCAAGCTAATCTTGTCACTACAAAAAGGCGCCAAATTTGAAAAAAGTAGGCCTCACCGGCCAACAATGTTCATAAAGCGCGTgtcttcctaaaccttgacgttcgACGAGacataatacttaaaaaaaatattgaaactgTAGGGGATAAGGTATATGGGCTATCATCAatgatatctttttttttttcattgacgTCTATGATTGGTAACTGCTAAATTATGTGTTGCAGTGTGTTCGGACAGCAGCGCCGCCCGCACCAGGGAGCAACTCGCGATGGCTTGTTCCGTGGTGCTCGAGCGCCTCCACGGCGACGCGACTGCTCACAGCGAGGCCAAACCAATCCCCTGCGAACACTGTGGTGAACGCCTTAGAAACGAAACTATCTTAAATAAACACATTCAACATACACACTTGCCGTCGGTGCCAAAACAATTTGCTTGTGATTTTTGTAGTTCTACATTCCAAACTGAATCACTCAATTCAGAGCATGAAAAAATCGAACATGGTGTCACAAATTTAATGTGCGCTCATTGTGATTATTCAACAATTTCCAAGAGATGTTTAGTGGTTCACTTAAAAAGTCACTGCAGTTTCAAAAATCTGATTAAAAGTGGTTTACACAAACATCAAGCGATACTCTCCGTtgataaacagacacacaaaatAACACACCTGAAATTAAATACCAGAGTAGAGCCTTTTAAGTGTAGTTATTGCGATTACAAGTGTGGTCATAGGTCACACCTAAGAACACATGTAATGACACATACCGGCGAAAAGCCTTTTCAATGTAGCGACTGTGCTTACAAGTGCATTCGAAGATCACGGTTGCAAATGCACATGAGAACACACACCGGAGAAAAGCCTTACGCATGTAGTCACTGTGAGTACCGGTGCAGTCAAAAGTCAACCCTAAAAGCACATGTATTGACACATACTGGCGATAAGCCTTTTCAATGTAGTCACTGTGCTTATA encodes:
- the LOC125239882 gene encoding uncharacterized protein LOC125239882 isoform X2 is translated as MRLVGPSQVKSPRSSRRCWMKTHLRRYCMKSSQSSRSRRPRTMRCRCVRTAAPPAPGSNSRWLVPWCSSASTATRLLTARPNQSPANTVVNALETKLS
- the LOC125239882 gene encoding gastrula zinc finger protein XlCGF57.1-like isoform X1; translated protein: MDVMLACRCCLLCPPDKDLTTPHTHLGKTEIYADMIKECFDIQLQLAMGGSGSSGICCTCVGRLRDASDFKLQVQRSQAELQARSQGASLVKGEEPAVKPEMLDEDTPEEILHEEFTVKSEPAAEDDEMSLCSDSSAARTREQLAMACSVVLERLHGDATAHSEAKPIPCEHCGERLRNETILNKHIQHTHLPSVPKQFACDFCSSTFQTESLNSEHEKIEHGVTNLMCAHCDYSTISKRCLVVHLKSHCSFKNLIKSGLHKHQAILSVDKQTHKITHLKLNTRVEPFKCSYCDYKCGHRSHLRTHVMTHTGEKPFQCSDCAYKCIRRSRLQMHMRTHTGEKPYACSHCEYRCSQKSTLKAHVLTHTGDKPFQCSHCAYKCSIKSTLQSHQRIHTGEKPYACSHCEFRCSHKSTLRAHVLTHTGDKPFQCSHCAYKCSIKSNLRSHQIIHTGEKPYACSKCEYRCTRRSNLRRHVMAHTGEKPFLCSHCARKFSTRSALQRHQRSLTHVVTVSTGAVLGQT